DNA from Streptomyces luteogriseus:
GCTGATCACGCCCGCGACGCTGTCGATCCTGATGCACCTCGCCGGGCCGCGGGGACGCGCCCGGGCGATGGCCTCCTGGACGCTCGCGCTCGGTCTGGGCGGGCTTGCGGGCAACCTGGGCGGTGGCCTCGCCGGTCAGTTCGCGTCCTGGCGGGCCCTGTTCGCGGCCATGGTGCCACTGGCCGGGCTGCTCGTCGTCGCGGTCGCCGTCACCACCCCGCGCACGGCGCGCTCCCCGCACAGCAACCTGGCACCGGCCGGAACGCTGCTCCTCACCGGCGGGCTGGTCGCGGTCCTCTTCGGCATCATCGAGGGCCCCGGGTACGGCTGGACGTCCCCGGGGATCCTGCTCGCGTTCGCGGCGGGCGCCCTGCTCGTCGCCCTGTTCACGGTCGTCTCCCTGCGCTCGCGCGCCCCGCTGTTCGACCCCCGCGTCTTCACCGCGCCCCGGCTGCGCGCGGCGACGCTCGGCATGGCGACCGGCTTCTTCGGCCTGTTCTCCCTCTTCTACGTCAACTCGCAGTACCTGCAGGGCCTCAAGGGCTACGGCCCCGCCCGCACCGGCGTCGCGATCGTGCCGCTCATCGTCGGCATGGCTCTGGTGCCCAGGCTGGCCGCCCGCTGGTCCGCCCGTCCCCGCCCCGTGATCGGCGGCGGTCTCGCCCTCATCGGCACCGGCCTGCTGGGCCTGTCCACGGCCGGCGCCGGGACGCCGTACCCGCTCTACGCCTGCTGGCTGCTGGTCATCTCCGCCGGCACCGGGCTGTGCATGCCCGCGCTGAC
Protein-coding regions in this window:
- a CDS encoding MFS transporter yields the protein MPSHALKRRTLLALCACALVAQSMVAAVNLLIPQLSASSLHPTTGEILWTVDAYVIVFAGLLIPAGALGDRYGRKGALLAGLTLFAAGAALSALARDPAPLIAGRGVCGAGAALITPATLSILMHLAGPRGRARAMASWTLALGLGGLAGNLGGGLAGQFASWRALFAAMVPLAGLLVVAVAVTTPRTARSPHSNLAPAGTLLLTGGLVAVLFGIIEGPGYGWTSPGILLAFAAGALLVALFTVVSLRSRAPLFDPRVFTAPRLRAATLGMATGFFGLFSLFYVNSQYLQGLKGYGPARTGVAIVPLIVGMALVPRLAARWSARPRPVIGGGLALIGTGLLGLSTAGAGTPYPLYACWLLVISAGTGLCMPALTLGVVTSLPPHQAGLGSGLGTSAREIGAALGVAVTGTVLASHGDLHGGIAPALRVVGLLVLAATVAVTIGYGRADEDSGPAQAAGPAPEATGTGPAHARGETATAPRRDVR